One genomic region from Panthera tigris isolate Pti1 chromosome D1, P.tigris_Pti1_mat1.1, whole genome shotgun sequence encodes:
- the LOC102965416 gene encoding olfactory receptor 1002-like, giving the protein MEFRNQTLVTEFLFVGLTNCFQHQVVLFVVFLLVYLVTLLGNVGMITLIWMDSRLHTPMYFFLSHLSFVDVCSSSVIGPRMLTDIFVKKKVISFLGCAAQLWFFGQFVVTECFLLASMAYDRYMAICKPLLYTLIMSRRICVQLVVGPYTMGLISAITHTTFAFRLPYCGPNTINHFFCDLLPVLSLACADTQVNQVLLFILAGALGVLSGVIILVSYIYIVVTILRIRSAEGRRKAFSTCSSHLTAVSILYGTLFFIYVRPSSSFSLDINKVVSVSYTAVIPMLNPLIYNLRNKEVKDSFRRTFEKKNLLSR; this is encoded by the coding sequence ATGGAATTTAGAAATCAAACTTTGGTGACTGAGTTTTTATTTGTGGGCTTAACAAATTGCTTCCAGCACCAGGTTGTTCTGTTTGTGGTGTTTCTCTTGGTTTATCTGGTCACTCTTCTGGGAAATGTGGGGATGATCACCCTCATTTGGATGGATTCCCGGCTCCACACTCCCATGTACTTTTTTCTCAGCCACTTGTCCTTTGTGGATGTCTGCTCCTCTTCTGTCATTGGTCCCAGGATGTTGACAGAcatctttgtgaaaaaaaaagtaatctctttCTTGGGTTGTGCTGCCCAGTTATGGTTTTTTGGTCAGTTTGTAGTGACAGAGTGTTTCCTGTTGGCCTCCATGGCTTATGACAGGTATATGGCCATCTGTAAGCCCTTGTTGTATACACTCATTATGTCCCGGCGAATCTGTGTGCAGCTGGTGGTAGGGCCTTATACCATGGGTCTTATAAGCGCCATAACGCATACGACATTTGCCTTTCGCCTGCCTTACTGTGGTCCAAATACCATCAATCACTTCTTCTGTGACCttcttcctgttctctccctGGCATGTGCAGACACCCAGGTCAATCAGGTTTTACTTTTCATCTTGGCTGGAGCTCTAGGAGTGCTCAGTGGTGTGATCATCCTGGTTTCCTACATTTACATCGTGGTCACTATCTTGAGGATCCGCTCTGCTGAGGGGAGGCGcaaagccttctccacctgctctTCACACCTGACTGCTGTCTCCATCCTGTATGGGACACTCTTCTTTATCTACGTACGCCCCAGTTCTAGTTTCTCCCTGGACATCAATAAAGTGGTTTCTGTGTCCTACACAGCCGTGATCCCCATGTTGAACCCCCTTATCTACAACCTGAGAAACAAAGAGGTCAAGGATTCATTCAGGAGGACGTTTGAGAAGAAGAATCTTCTGAGTAGGTAA